From a region of the Geothrix sp. 21YS21S-2 genome:
- a CDS encoding macro domain-containing protein yields MVSRLKLQLGDITAMGTEAVVNSTDETLAAGGPVHVAIHRAAGPGLEEECLGVGDCPPGEARLTGGHNLASPFVIHTVAPTWLDGSGAEAGVLASCYVNTLRLARVRGIRSVAFPSIGSGIEPQIPLDVAAPVAVKTILDFLEANELPEQVFLVCFNAQTYQAHQKALKEALP; encoded by the coding sequence ATGGTCTCGCGTCTCAAGCTCCAGCTGGGCGACATCACCGCCATGGGCACCGAGGCGGTGGTGAATTCCACCGACGAGACGCTCGCGGCGGGGGGCCCCGTGCACGTGGCCATCCACCGTGCCGCGGGCCCCGGCCTGGAGGAGGAGTGCCTGGGCGTGGGCGACTGCCCCCCGGGCGAGGCGCGCCTCACGGGGGGCCACAACCTGGCGTCCCCCTTCGTCATCCACACCGTCGCACCCACGTGGCTGGACGGCAGCGGCGCCGAGGCCGGCGTCCTCGCCTCGTGCTATGTGAACACCCTCAGGCTCGCCAGGGTGCGGGGCATCCGCTCCGTGGCCTTCCCCAGCATCGGCTCGGGCATCGAGCCCCAGATCCCCCTGGACGTGGCCGCCCCGGTGGCCGTGAAGACCATCCTGGACTTCCTGGAGGCCAACGAGCTCCCGGAGCAGGTCTTCCTGGTCTGCTTCAACGCCCAGACGTACCAGGCCCACCAGAAAGCCCTCAAAGAGGCCCTACCCTGA